The window GCCCCGCCGACGACGGGGACGCCACGACCCTGCAGGAACCCGGGCGTGACACGCGTGGGGCCGCGAAGGCCGTCGTAGGCCACCCCGAGGGCGAGGCCGAAGACTAGGTAGGCAGCGAGCACCGGGCCGTTCGTGTACGGCGTCGGGATGAGGTAGGGCGTTCCGCCGTTGATGACCGATGGCATCACGAAGACGCCAGCGACTACCGCAAGCAGGAAGCCGTAGACGAGACCGGTCTTGAGACCGGTCTGGCCGCCGATGTCCTCACGCTCGATGCGCCGGGCCGGAAACACCGCAAAGCCAAGCCCGAGCAGGACGGAAACGACGAGCCAGATGCCGAAGCCGAGGTACGGCGTCCCGCCGAAGCCGACGAGTGCGCCGATGAGTCGCAGGTAAATCGGCGCCTGTGACAGCATGAAAGCGCCGGAGGCGACGCCCGCAACGAGCGATGCGGTAGCGGTCGCGCGACTCCGGCCGACGAGGAACGCCGGTCGAAGCGGGCGACCGTTGACGATTTTACCGAACGTCGACCCGAGAACGAGACCGTAGAGGACCCAAGCGCCGAGGGTAACGCCCCCAACGCCCTGGAATCCGAACGTCCATCGGGTGCCGGCAGTGACGGCCGCGGGAACCGCCAACAGGCCGACGAAGACGGCGATGACGATACCGTAGACGACGCCGTAGCCGGTCGTGCTGTTACCGCGGGCCGCGTGACCGCCCGCGATGACGGCGAAAACGATACCGAGTGCGAAGGAAACGCCGACCCAGAGACCGAGGCCGGCCGTCGGCGTCGAGATATCGACGAGCGAGGAGAGATACCGGAGATAGAGGGGCTGTTGGCTGTAGACGACGACACCCGAAACCGCACCCGCCAGAAGCGGCGCGAACACGGAGGCTCGGAGCCGTGACCCGATAAACGAAAACGAGGGAATCGGGAGCGTACCGTCGAGGGCAAGCCCGTAGGTAGTCCCCGAAACGAGGCCGAAGGCCGCGTAGCCGACGAGGACGTTCGTTTTGACGAGCGGAACGTCGGCGCCGACGGCGGCCGGCACGCCGACGAACCCGACGACGACGCCGAGGACGAGGCCGTAAACGAGGCCGACGCCGCCGGCCGCCGTCGCGAGCGCAGAGCGCTTCATCAGCGGCTTGGTCAGTAGCCGAAGCAGTCCGATTCGTGCGGTCAACCACGTCGTCCCGGCGGTGTAGTAATTGATCGCCGGCTGGGCGATAGCCCCGAAGAGAAGGCCGAAGACCACGGCAAACCCCATCCAGACACCGAGGGCCGCCGGCATCCCACCCATTCCGACGATGGAACCGACGAACGTGAGATGGAACACGGTGAGGGAGTTGAGGGCGACCCCACCGACGGCGCCGCCGACGAGAGCCCCCACCAGCGCCGCGCTGACGACGCCGTCGCTGGAGGTTGTCGACGCCGTCGACTCGCCGGTTTCGGTCGGTTGACCATGCGCGTTACTTGTAGTCACGGGTCTCTACTCACTCTGTCTGGGCTATCTAATAAAACGTTGCGGGGGGCTTACCCGGCTATTTAAGAGCCAATGGCGTACCCACGCGGTTCCGCGGTTCGCGGGACGGCACGGCCGAACGTTTATATCGCCGACCTACGAGGTGTGGGTTGGCGACACATAACATGTCCGTACCGTTTCCATCCGACGAGTGGATCAAAGAGTGGCGTGAGCGACTGAACGACAACGACGAGTACGCCGAGAAGGGACAGGGCTGGGGCGTCGGTTTCAACGGTGATTTCATCTTCCACATCCGTGCCGACGACAAACTCCCCGAAGACCACTACTTCTATATCGCCCTCGAAGACGGAACCTGCTCCGAAGCCCGCGAAATCAACGCCCCCGACGACGTCGACGCCGGCTTCGTCTATCGCGGCGATTACAGCGACTGGGTCGACCTGAACCGGGGCGATATCGGCCCCATCGACGGGATGATGTCCGGCATCTTCGATATCGACGGTGACATGCAGAAAGTCCTCCAGTACAGCGAGGCCGCCGTCGCGATGACCGAAACCGGCCGCGAGATCGAGACGGACTATCAGTACTAGAAACTCCACTTTTTACACGGCTCCTCGCTGCACTCGGGACCCGGCAAAAGCTTGGTGAAAATATGCGCGAGAGACTCCCTCAGGAAGACCCGCTTCGCTCACGAGACCTCCGAAGGCCCCGCTCGGCGGATGCCACGAATGGTGAACGGCTCCCGTTTTTAAACAGCCAGTATTGAGAGGCGACACATCCAATCCCACCAGTCCGTATTGTCGTGATGAATCATGGCAGACCGAGACGAAGTACGTCAGCAATTCGAGGAAGCGTTCGAAGGCGCGGACTATCCCGTCAACAGCCCGATGGACCTCGTGCCCGCCCTCCCGCAGGGGCCCGGCACGACGTTCGATGTCGGCGAGGAGACCATCACGGCGATGGAACTCAATCAGGAAGCGGCGGGTCAGGGCGACTACCCCTACGACAGCGTCGACGAACTCGTCGACGACCTGATGGACGGACTCGAAGACGAAGGCTACGTCTAAGACACTGCTTTCCTCGGAGGTCGTCTTTCCTGCCCGCCGTTTCCGGCGGGCGTTCGCTACGCTCTGAGACCAAGGATTATCAAAGAGGCTCCAGACTGGCGACTATGGGCCCCGTACACGAACCTGACATCGAGTG of the Natronomonas halophila genome contains:
- a CDS encoding SCP2 sterol-binding domain-containing protein, whose amino-acid sequence is MSVPFPSDEWIKEWRERLNDNDEYAEKGQGWGVGFNGDFIFHIRADDKLPEDHYFYIALEDGTCSEAREINAPDDVDAGFVYRGDYSDWVDLNRGDIGPIDGMMSGIFDIDGDMQKVLQYSEAAVAMTETGREIETDYQY
- a CDS encoding MTH865 family protein, yielding MADRDEVRQQFEEAFEGADYPVNSPMDLVPALPQGPGTTFDVGEETITAMELNQEAAGQGDYPYDSVDELVDDLMDGLEDEGYV